CGTGCTTTCAGCATGTTAGGCGATTACCCGACGTATTTCGCGGTCGCAGCATACAGCTCCCGTACCGCCCTGCAAAGCCGGGAAAGCTTGCAAGGGTGCCGGGATCCGGCGGCTTACCCAGCGGCAAGGACCTTGAGGGCTTCGGTGGGATCGAGACGGCCGTCATAGAGCGCCCGGCCCGAGATCGCGCCTTCCAGCACCGCGCAATCGGGTGCGGCGAGGCGCTTCACGTCCTCGATGGAGGCAAGACCGCCCGAGGCGATCACCGGGATCGAGGTCGCGCCGGCCAGCTCCAGCGTGCCGTCCCAGTTGATGCCGGCGAGCACGCCGTCGCGGTCGATGTCGGTATAGATGATCGCGGCAACGCCCGCGTCCTCGAAGCGGCGGGCGAGCTCGATGGCCGACAGTTCGGACGTCTCCGCCCAGCCCTCGACCGCCACCTTGCCGCCGCGTGCGTCGATGCCGACGGCAACCCGGCCCGGGAAGGCCTTGCAGGCGGCCTTGACGAGATCGGGATCGCGCACCGCCACCGTGCCGAGGATCACTCGGGCGATACCCTTGGCGAGCCAGGCTTCCACATGGGCAAGGGTGCGGATGCCGCCGCCCAGCTGCACCGGATTGGTCGTCGCCTTCAGGATCGCGTCGA
This genomic window from Stappia sp. 28M-7 contains:
- the hisA gene encoding 1-(5-phosphoribosyl)-5-[(5-phosphoribosylamino)methylideneamino]imidazole-4-carboxamide isomerase, with protein sequence MPILFPAIDLKGGQCVRLKLGDMAQATVFNDDPAAQALSFQTQGFSYLHVVDLDGAFAGESRNGAAVDAILKATTNPVQLGGGIRTLAHVEAWLAKGIARVILGTVAVRDPDLVKAACKAFPGRVAVGIDARGGKVAVEGWAETSELSAIELARRFEDAGVAAIIYTDIDRDGVLAGINWDGTLELAGATSIPVIASGGLASIEDVKRLAAPDCAVLEGAISGRALYDGRLDPTEALKVLAAG